ataacaatatttatttatttaacttgtcCTATGATAACAGTTATTAATGATTTTACTTATAGTAATCATCAATCAAAATCATATAATCATATATAATGAGTTGtctataaaatttagaaactgattttaaaaactgttgaCATAGggaaaattaagtaaaatacaaaatgattgtttttggtaagagattaaataaatgtccTGAACTATTAATAGCTGTTACTTCTGGTCCCTGATTGTAAACTGTATCATTATTGTAATAATCAACTTACATCCGAATTATCCAACTCCTTTAGCACATTTCTAATGGCATGCAACTCCGGCTGCGTAAACTCAGATGCCACATGCCAATTGCGATTCATATCCTGACCCATCAGATTGCAGCGATTGTTACCCAGAAAGACTCCATCCGGATTCACCATTGGCACAATTTTGAAAACGAAATTCTCGCGCAGAACATGCGCTATGGGATGATTGCCCACGAGGAACTCAATGAGACCCTGGCACACATGGGAAGCTGGCGCCTCGCTCGAGTGCGTCCGACAGAGAATGACAATGACGCGAATGAAGCTTCTCTCCAAACGATTTGTGGAGCGTTGACTGTGCGTCACTTGGTCGATTGTCAGCATATCCACATTTCGATTTTGCTGGCAAAGAAAAGGAACACCTTAATATCAACTCTAACCGATTAAAACAAGTTATTACCAAGGATTTGACGAGCACGCTGCGTGTAAATCGCTTCTCGGATCCTTGACGTGCATCGATCACATTGAGATAGGACTGCAGTCTGGAGTAGCTGTAAGGCGATGCCAAGGCGAACATGTACACATCCTCCTCCTTGTCAAAATTAAAGCCAAAGCTGAGCACATAATGTCCCTGATGCATTGCCGAGCGATAGAAGAACACTTGACGCTTTGGCAGTCGCTGCCATTTGGGTCGACTGGAGGATTTGACAAGTGGCGTCAGTccacaattaaacaaattacgaCTCTTGCTGATGTTGACAATGTTGAAGATCACACGCTGATCCTGCTTAACATTATCCACCGTAAAGTTGAACCAGAAACGAAAACGTGGATTGCAAGTATCTGGACGCAGAAATAAATCGTATTCGAAATCGCCCACCAACTCCGCCTTGCCCAGATTGCCCGTCTCAAAGGCGGCATCGAAGCATAAATGGCCACGTTTAGCCTTGCCGCTCTGCCCCGGAGGACGGATAATAACGCGGGATACATTGCCTAGACCGCCTTCGCCATCGCTGTCCTCGCTGTCTGCAAAGGAAAAaggatatttgaaaatattagcAGGAAGGATCGTCAATGTGTTCTGAAAGAGATAAATGAATAGACTTGATAAATATGTTAATCCCAGTACCATCTGAGCCACGTTCATACATGCTCGTGTGCTCCAACGGATCACAGGCTATGCCCAGCATTTTGTCAAACTCTCCGCGTTTACAAGTGACGCCAGCAACGTGCAGGACTCTTCTAATGCAACTGGATACTCTAATCCGCTAAAGGAGGGCCGTCATAAGTTTTCACACTTACCACCTAACCCATCCATGGCCATTCAATAGGTTAATCCTATCTTTAAACTTGATATGCGACGCCGCACACGTATGCGTGTCTTGATTATCgttgcaacggcaacggcaacggcaacttttcgttgcagttgctgcaacTGCCAAGCACATGCCACAGACGTCAACGTTTGAAATTGAATAGTCGCGGTTGCGTCTGGCAAATTGGCATATTACTTTTTCTTGTGCGGAAGTGTCGTGATTTATGAAAAGGAACAGCAGCACAGTCCATTGAATCTCACCTGAGTCACCCATGCCACTTGCTCCTTGATTGGATTCCTTAATGCATTTACTTCAACTTCTCCTTCAACTGTtccttctgctgttgctgctgacaaGGCGTATCCTTTGGAGGCTCTAGCTGACCTGCTTTAGctggcaaattaaaaatagaaatagaaattcaattaagaaaCATTGTAACGCCTCTTACCAGCTAGTTTTAGCCACTTTGGCTTGggctttcacttttattttgacgCCACTCGATTCGCGATTCGCGTGCGATGTCTTGGTGAGAACTTATAGATTCCAATCAGCTTAGACTATGCGTCGCTCTGTCGCTCCAAGGGTTAACTGGCCGTTTGGGCCGAATCGGGCTGAATGACTTGCCTTGAAAGGTACTGTCTAATGTTTTGCTTGGCACTTTTGACGTTGCCATACATACTCCTTTACCGGATCAATCACGTGTACGACTGAAAGTTTGTTTGGTCGATAAAAACGCGCGCAGTTGGCATTGCGGTTTTGGCCACGTTTCACACAGAAATTTACCTCACGTCAGTCTTAAACTTTTAGCAACGGGCCAACTTGGCATAAACTCGCattaaaaagagagaaaaacagaaaaaaaacaactggGCAAAGAAAAAGCGTCAACAAAGTTGCAGACCTAATTGCCTGCAGCTTGTTGCAGAAGACACACATAAATAACACACACAACTCGCCTCAAAGTAGTTCACGGGGCTAATCAATAAAAGCGTGCAACGTGTGGCACACAGAGGGCAACGTCTCCACACGCGTAATATTTATGACTGCCACAGTCGCACAGTCACCGTCATCGTCATAGGGGAAATCATATTCGTATCATCTGTAGCATGTCCAAACGCAGGTTGCCTTTTAATACACCCGCCCAAATGTACataaaagtgttgttgttattgttattggttTTTTGTGCTATTTTTTATCAAGATGATATATGAATCTAAAAGTGTAATAACTTGTTTGCTCTTATAGATTAGGCAGTGTGCGTCCACCGAAGCGTTGCAGAAGCGACATGGATAACACCTCCACCTCGGATATTGTTATTATCAATGGCAACTCGCACCCGGATCTGGCCAATATGGTTGCTGAGCGCATGGGCCTGAAAAATGGAGGATGTTCGGTCTTTCACAAATCGAATCGTGAGACTATCGTTGAAATTAGTGATTCGGTGCGTGGCAAGGACATTTACATTATACAAACAGGCACCAAGTAAGTGAAAATGGACAAATGATATAAATGATATAGTTTAAATCATCCTATTTTCTTGCCAGGGATGCCAATAACAACATTATGGAACTGCTAATTATGGCTTATGCCTGCAAGACTTCCTCAGCTCGATCCATTGTGGGTGTCATACCCTATTTGCCGTACTCGAAGCAGTGCAAGATGCGCAAGCGTGGCTGCATTGTGTCCAAGCTGCTGGCTAAAATGATGTGCACCTCTGGACTTACTCATATTATAACCATGGACTTGCACCAGAAGGAGATTCAAGGCTTCTTTGATATACCCGTCGACAATTTGCGCGCCTCGCCTTTTCTACTGCAGTACATTCAGGAGAGCGTGAGTCTGACTTGGATTTCAATAATCTTAATCGTTAATAATGTATTCCTTAAAATCTTAACAGATACCCGAATATCGCAACTCAGTGATTGTGGCACGCAATCCGGGCGTTGCCAAGAAGGCCAATTCCTATGCGGAACGCTTGCGTCTTGGCCTGGCCGTCATACACGGCGAGCAGAAGGAGGCTGAGAGTGATGAAGTCGATGGCAGATACTCGCCACCTCCCACCAGGTGAGTCTCCAAGCCAAGCCAGCGATTTAGAATGTCTCGCCTGCCCTAATTGTGTATAGAGCTTCGTATTTTGACTGAAGCTATTGTATTACACATTTTGAGTGCCGttctgtatttaattttcaattaacttaCGCACTCTGTCAATTTGTCAAGCTTTGTGTTGCTGCTGAGCaattaaactttgttttatgttAGATTAAGCTTGTTGTATGTTGTATATATCGAGAAGAAGTGTTTGATAGCTTTGGCTTCAATTGTCATCTAAGGCAATATCTATAACAGATTATAGATTGAAATGTAGTTTCAGTGCTCCTGCCATActtcattttatatacatttgaagctaaactaatttactctttttactaaaaaatttatgtactTTATGTTTCTTACGTCTTCACagaattttcgtttttatataaaaaatacaaaaaatttacatttcttgaaatggaatataatttaaaagagcGAAATAAAGTGTACATAAACGTTTGTAGTGGCAAGAGCGTATATGAACATCATCTTTACACCATCCACATTTTAACCACGTGGACCATTAACCCTCCTATCATATATCATAATTGCTCGCATTTGctggttgtttttttatatttcaagaCAACAACTAAGTACTTTAAGATTCCCAATTGGATTTTCTGTTATTGCTTACGCATTATTGGCAATATATTTGCAGTAGTTGCAAGTACCACGTTCCAATTTGCCACGCTCTTTGCAAGCGAAACCAATCCAAAATGTTATTCCTTATTTCTGTCATTTGTGTTATGCAGGGCGTATAGCAATATATTAGGAAATTCTATTGAAATGTGCACACCATCGGCATCTAGGTttgtatttatacaatttcaaattgaaaattggtaATCGTTTATAATGACAACACGAATTGTATATGTACtatcatttttcttttttggttaCGAtttcgacaacaacaacaacttcaactttaactCAAAAACACGCaccacacaaacaaacatctGCACATGTCTGTGACGCACCACATCACACCACAAATCAATATTgccaaaaatgccaaatgccacACTAATCACTAATCACAAGAAACTCTACTCCACAACATGCACCCAGCAGCAGCCGCACGCGCACGACCTCCGTGTCGGTGGGCGTGCCCGAGCATCCGGTTAAGGTCAAGCCACCGCTGACCATTGTGGGCGATGTGAATGGACGCATTGCCATCATGGTGGTAAGTATAACAAAAGATGTTGTAGACTCCAAACTATTAAGACTTCTAATgctcgtttgtttgttttatacagGATGATTTAATCGATGATGTGGAATCATTTGTGGCTGCCGCAGAGATGCTAAAGGATAATGGTGCCTGCAAGATCTACGTGCTTGCCACACACGGTCTTCTCAGCTCGGATGCGCCCCGACTGCTTGAGGAGTCAGTGATCGATGAGGTGTGTAGAGTGCTAACTATTCTATCTTCAACAATTAATTCCGTTTCTCTTGTTGCGCAGATTGTTGTCACCAATACCATTCCACATGAGGTACAAAAGTTGCAGTGCAACAAGATTAAAACGATTGATATATCGATACTGATTGCTGAAGCTATACGCCGCATACACAACAAGGAGTCCATGTCCTATCTGTTTCGTAATGTCACATTAGAAGATTAGACatgtacacatacacaattgcatatatatacatacacacacacacattacatTTACAGTGTCACAAAACGTCACAAAAATGCCAGTGAAGTTTCTTCAAGGAAGTTGCGCCTTTAtatgttgtttgttttaccCCCCAAATGCCcactataattttaataaataaaaatatttaatagctCGCTTGCCTACGGCTgctcaaataaaatgaaatatgcttttaaaattagaaaattgtttaattttattttaaattcaaattaaattaattttaatttttaacccATCTAATCAATCATTTCTTATTATTCTTAAGTTGCCTCTTAAGGTAGCAGGACACTTatcatttgtaaaaaatttcattatatttttaataaaaaaaaaataaaacaaaatcatttCAACTCGAattcattgcatacttttaggcgttGACTATAAGAAGTCAATTTACAATGTAGACACATGGATAAattccacacacacatgcaaattatatgaataaaaagaCATACGTACATCCTAAGAATTCCTTCACCCTACCTAATGCAATGATTACTGTGTACCAAATGAACATTACactattatatattataaggTAAACAACCCACAAACTGCGCATGTTTCcggtaaatacatatacaattaaGTCAAATCAACAATTTACTTGAACCtaagtatttataaattgttattgttaatataatttcattggCAATTTCGAATTAGTGAATGGTTTAATGATTGTTAACAATTATAAGGGGCAGCTAATCTCGCTAGTAAATCATAATTTCGCAATggtttttgcttaaatttatattagccatataaatacaataaatatataatgtaaTTGTAGTCATAAATTTGTTAGTTCATAATTTTGCATTCATTATGACCAATTACGTAGAGTCTTAATCAGACAATggttttttctaaatttataatacaaactcaataataataaatattatacttaAGTGACTGACcaattgtttcataaattattttgtcacATAATTTTGCGAcgtttataaattgtaattacttCGCGCCAGGCAATTGAATTCGTTTATTTTgcgctattattattatctattgtATAAGCAAATTTGCCTATGAAGCAAGTACAATGGAAGTGTGTTACGAAGTGACGGAGACTGACAGATGGGCTTGacaaaagatatttaaacaaatattgacaCGTTCGTTTTTAAATGGCTGGCGGAAATGAGAACAACTTGATAAGATTACGGTACATCAAGTTTAACTACAGTGAATGCCCAGATAACTACATCTACCACTGTAATCAACTCTTATCGGTCGGAAATTCACCTTTCCAAAGACAATTGTAGAGGAAATCTTCGTTTTTGAGTACTATGCACCTTGGTTGTTCGCTTTAAATTACAGTTACTGTACTTGCATCTGTGAAATACCATTGGCGTTATATTCAAAGAACTAACAATCAGATATCAGAGACAAGCATCATAAATTTTCCATTCACGGGTATGTgattatttaaacaacaaatattgaaattgtgcacatctcataaaataaacatgaGCTAACTAAGGGCCCACTAAACAAATGAcgctaataaatatttgcaacaaaCAGAACAACTCTTTAATATGctaagaaattgcaaaaaatatacatatttacataatgCTCTCAGATGCAAAGAATGCTGTGACTGTCTGGGCAGTATGATAATATCAtatagaattaaaattattgtgaaGTACaagctatttttttcttttttttctgttgctaaatagtaattaatttaaaaaatatatgccacatttatttttatagtataTCTTGACGCATATTTGTCAAGCAGGAGGTTAATGAGATAATTTCCCGCAACTTGTCTAAAGAATGCGTCCAATGATGCTATGTTATCTCTATGATaccacaaacatacataattaCTTGCTTGTTGAGCGTGTCGAGTTTATATCACTCTGCTgatgaaaatatttgtctaGCTAACGCTTTAAACCATCCAAAAATAAGATGGTTATTAACTGCCACGCTTAAGTATTCTAATTATCACGTGGTGTTAAAGGATTtaaacacaattaaaatatacaatgcCATGgcagcatttttttaatgcaaatttatgtaaaGCACCTTGTGTCATTTATCAATTGTAAGCACGCcgcataaattttatagttaaaCCTGAGCAAACGGCCAAAGTCGTCGGGAAATCACGTGAAGCGGCGAAACGTCACGCAATCAAAGCAAACGAGACGCGACGCGAACTTAGCTGATTGTTGGCcacattgctcatacgccccCTTGTCACCCGAACCGACGGAGCGGCGTGCATTGAACCCGCATTGGATGTTCAATGTAATTTCCGTAAGCtatattcaaaacaaaactgcACCCAGCGCTTAGCATATTGATTAGTAGCCCATCACAATTAATAGGCTGTACATACTATAGGCTGGTAGTATATCAAATGTTTCCATGTGtcttttttatcagtttgcaTGACATATAAATTGCCTATTAATGATTTCAAACAATTCTAGCAGCTGTcacggttgttgttgtttgtttgcgtttcgttttcgttttcaattttttttttgtttattgtttatcactcaaaattgatttgctaATTCAAGTTTCAAGTTGCTTGTTGGCGATTCATTAGCACGGCATTTTGGTCGCTCATAAATTTGCCTGAATGGCCGCAGTTTAGCGCCACTTAGCTCAATTGTTAACAATACATGTTACGGCTGGTGTTAATGGcattaaaactattaaagcTCCAGTACcttaatcaaatttgtataattcatGGTATCAAATCGCACCTTTtcactttttcaatttaacaacaattttttttttttaatttaacgtaaataaaaacaaaacgcatTTAAGGTCCATTACGTTTTTGcttgctttatttttgttgagcACATTAACGTTTTTATAGTTCGAGCGAAATAAGAAATTCACTTGACCGGACACAGCAGTAGGGGTATTCAGaacttaacaattttaaaaatttgattatatcTTCTCATCCAAAAACTGGTTGTTTTTGAAACAAAGAATTGAAGCTGGGTTCATTAAACCTGTAGCCAATGTTGCATTCATTTGTCAGTTAGCCAGACTACCCGTGTTGCGCAAtggtaaatttttgttatttctttttttgttgttgctttcgcaTCGATATTTCTGCTGTCACCAATTGGGTTCAGTCATGTGATCAAATTAATTCAGCTTCAGCGTCATCTGAAATGGGACTGTACAGTAATCACGAGTATAAACACGGTCCTCATTAAAACCAGCCGGCCAGTTAGCCATACATTCAGCCAGCCAGTTATAAATACTAACTTAATATACCGGCAAcgtattaacattttaatcgACTGATTTACGCTTTGGCGGGGAATTCaatctttatttttcacacattgaatgctaatttaaatttgtatttcaacaaaaactaaataaaaaaaatcacaaaaaaaaacaagcaataaaTGCTTGGAAATTATTGAATCATAAACTTCCCCAAAACGGCTGCAGTTTAGCTAGGAGACGAGTCAATTCTAAGCCCGGAACGGCGTATTGAATTTAGTTGATATTTAGCTGGCAATGAACTTGGACAAGCCATACGAGTATTATGTAGGGGACCATGACATGCTTTTCGGTCTTTAATAAATAACGCAAGTTGTCAACGTTATCGGTTAATTTCCTCAAGTCAAGTCAATACAACAGCCTCCTCAATCATAAGTAAATATTGATTGCATAATTTGACCATCGATCGCAGCGACCTGTATCAAATCTTAAATATACGACTCGATATTGATATATGCATACGTATGTGTCTttatctgtatgtatgtgtatttgtgtatacGGGAGTAAGTCACGTGAAGCCTCGGGGCAACTAATTTACATGCCTCAATGCATTCCACTGCACTCCAGCGAATGTATCGCATTGCGTAAGTTGTAATCCGTAGGCCTATATGatgctattattgttgttgttgctgtcgatagtgttaaaaaaattataataaaaaaattacatttaattgtgctttttttttgtttttttgagtcGTAAGTCTTCATGCTCATGATTACGATAATTATAATGATCAGCTGACTGCGATCTGTTGCCTGTTGGCAcaattgtttgtgtttactGGAGTAACAGTTACTTTTGTCGGGCGTTACGTGCACTCCATAAATAATACGTAAATATGCAGCTGAAGTGCATACAAATTGACAAAGCCtttacacaaaaaacaaaaaaacctgCAGTCTCGATGCCCAACCCCCAAGAGCCTTgagcttgttattgttgttgttgttgttgctcatgtgATGACTGATAAGTACATGTAGCTATCAGTTTAACTGATAACCGCCGAAAACTGCTCGTGTGCAGCTTCGCTTTATTATCCAAATTCCAAGGGCTCTCAACTGGCTAAAAGTATTGCGAAATTAGGCCGAGGATCTTCAGTTTTACGATCCTTTATGGCAACAAGGTCGTAAATTCAACATGCGCATCTCTACAACTCCTGAATTACTCTGCTAATGACTGTGAGAAACTCGTGGacaggtttttatttttaattatttgctgtTTTCTCGACTTTAAGTTGAGCATGAGAAATTCAATTATCAGCACGCCAAAAAcaacattcaattttaatttattttatacgaATTGTAATTAACGGTTTCTGTTTAGTAATGCACATTTAATTGTTCCTCCGAAAGTACTAATCTGAGGCTGTCACTCCGCCGTCGGTCAACGGGTCGTATGCGCAACGCGATCTGACCGCTCGAAAGTTGCGCAtacgtataaataaataaacatgcaGCTGTGACTGTGCATACAATTCGAAAGTCTTAATCAGAAGACAGCcctatataattaatattaatcaggcaaaaaaaatacattcacTGCAAGCATCTCAAATATGTCATAATTAGGGTTAACAACTCAACTCTACCGGCAAATAACCGATTATCTAAATATTCCACAATCTTCGGACTGACTTCGCTAAAAATTTGGAATTCAGTGCTTACattagttattttaattacctGTTTAACTCGTTCCATTAGAACTAGAACCAAAATACTACCGCGATTTCCccatcatttttaatataatcatTTGAACATcgaattatattataaattcgaTTATATATAGAAGATGTTTCCACTTAACTAACCatttcgtttgttttgttttcgaatTCCAGCTATAAGGAATGCAATTTGATGCGGCAGCTCCATGGAGAGTGCTTGACTTTAGAATACTCTATAatgaattacaatttattagaGCCACACATTTTAACCatgagcaattaaaaaaaaatttgattttgtatccccaaaaatttaaataaacttaattagcGTAGGGTATTCAGAAACCTGCATTGCGAATTTGATATTTAACTTGACTGGGTTTATCTAGTAATAGTATTCTTTACAATATGATAGTTATACCATCTGTAATATAAGTAAATTTGCACAAAGCTTTAAGCCCATTTTACCCATTATAAATGGGTACAAAGTATAAAAAGTGCATTACATGTTCGGTGTGATTTACTCGTAATAAGATTCATTTTGttgattgtttgtttgtttatttcaacgtttttgttttgcgtttGTCATTCGTTTTCAAATATCTTTCAGTTTTTTGCCTGTGCACCACTTTATCAGTCGTTCAACACGTGTTTTAAAtcttataacaaaataaaattgtttttgctacTTGGTCGCTTCTCCCCAacaatgtatgtgtgtgtgtgtgtgtgtgtgttggggaGTGTGCgtgatttatatttgattgatTGCCCGCTTTAGGCAATTTATGGTCAAATTATTGGTTacaattttaagtgtttttccataaaatatggaattatttaattctcgAGGCAGTTCTAGGAACACGAAATAGTTAACCCACGATCtgtgattataattataaaaaacaaaaccactACACGATGTGGTTAAGAATGAGCAAATAAAAAACCCCATTCAGAAAACCCAGCAATCCAGTTTCTATCTACAAATTTAATACTATACTATGTATATTGTGTATTGTGcagaacaaaattaaattggcaaatgcaaatgcaatgaGCCAAGTTAAAACACGGAAGAAGTCGATCGTGTCATCTTTTTGGACAAGTCAAATTCTAGACTGACACTCGTATTAACATATCAATACAGTCAGTTTGATACTTTATGACAGAGAACTGAAATTAGTTGGAACCCAATGAGCTTTTCTcagttaaatgttaaatgtttgcCTTAACTCCGATTTTTATCTGCGCCACACAATTTAGATTTATGATGGGCGCACTCGGAAACTGATTTATTTACGGTGTGGTTGCATTGTTTTATTTCGTCGTATCTGCTGATTAATTTTCCTCTGCGATAGTCACACTATATGTTAGTTGAAGTCTGTGATCGCCACGCGATTTCTAGGgttgtttagtttttcaaGTGGGCAAATTATTGTGCACTCATCGACAGGCAATTAATGGTGAATTGTTTACATGAAGTGCGCATATGATATGGATTTTTCGAGtcttattaattaacaaatttaaacaagcTGTGTCCCTTTTTTAAGATTGGGTCACTTTTATGACTCATCAGATGTCACATACAAATAAAGGCAGAAAAATGGCTTTGTTTAGttggaattttttatttgggcataaacaaaattgtttatatttatttaaagttgcttGGCTGTCAGCTAATGCAAGCAATGCGGCATGTTTGTTTATTGTcttttaatatcaattaaaagaaTGCCAATGTGGTATGTAAGCTGGACTTGAGAGTCATGTGTCTTGTGTGAAATCGCCAACAATTCGCTCAGAATAAAAAATGCAGTGagattgtcattgttgttagtgttgttgctgctgcaaaaaaaaaacttgaattgCTGGATTTTTgaaccaaaaacaaattaactgAGCGACCTGGCTGTGGGAATCCCCTCTCATGTCAAGAAGTACCTGGGCCTGGCCTTAACATATCTTCAGGTTCAGGTCTGTTACATGAGACCAAAgcatctacatacatatgcatatatattgtaCTCGAGACTGACCGCCGATGAAAAGCCGCCGTCAAGTCAAAAATCaggttttcttgttgttttgtatAAGGGGAACTCTAACGAAAGCCGGTGGATAGTCTCGAacatcgctgctgctgctgggcagGCGATTGCAGGTGACACGAGCGAATTGCCACTCGTGACTCGCACCTATTTATAATCAGTTCCCCGAGCATTCGGCGCTACAAACGAACTCGACGGTTtcgtgctgttgttgctgtttctgttgctgctgttgctgttgtctctgctgctgctgctgctgctattgctgctgctgctgcttctgtctCGATCTCAATCTCAATTTCGATTCATTCCCGCACTCAACGCGCTCGCGAAtagtttaacatttttttgggcTCTCTGACCAACCAACAAAAGAAGTGAAGTGAGAAGTGACAGTGACAGTGTGACAGTGACAGTGTGACGCTGAAATGAAGCCGTAGAGTGTCTAAAGACGCAAATAATATACGAAAtagcaaaagaaagaaaaataacaagataaaaaaaaaaaacacacacaaacctTAAAGAGCTCTACAAGTTGACAAGCGACATTCGACATGAGTGCCAAAGATACGGGCCATGTTAATGGCGCCTTTAATGGTGCTGAGGTCTCACTCGATATACCCACAAATACTCTATATCACACATCCCGAGACTGCATCGTccagcaggaggaggagcccATATCTTCAGGTGGTTGGGCGGATTCTTGTCGCAGCACTTGTGCGAATATTTTCCGTAAAAAAACGCTACAGAAAAGATTTCCCATACTCGTCTGGCTGCCACAGTACAAAAAGGACTATATTTTTGGGGACATTGTGGCCGGCATTTCGGTAGCCCTGACTGTGATACCTCAGGCCTTGGCTTATGCTGGAATTGCTGGTCTGGATTTGCAGTATGGACTGTACGCCTGTTTTCTCGGCTGCTTCATCTATATCTTTATTGGCTCCAGCAAGGATGTGCCCATTGGACCAACTGCCATTTCGGCGCTGCTATCATTCCAAATCGCTGGCGGAAGTTGGCAAATGGCCACGTTGTTGACCTTTCTCACCGGACTCATTGAAATTCTGATGGGCATCTTTCGACTCGGATTTCTCATAGACTTTGTGTCGGG
The genomic region above belongs to Drosophila innubila isolate TH190305 chromosome 3R unlocalized genomic scaffold, UK_Dinn_1.0 2_E_3R, whole genome shotgun sequence and contains:
- the LOC117791156 gene encoding phosphoribosyl pyrophosphate synthase-associated protein 2 isoform X5; protein product: MDNTSTSDIVIINGNSHPDLANMVAERMGLKNGGCSVFHKSNRETIVEISDSVRGKDIYIIQTGTKDANNNIMELLIMAYACKTSSARSIVGVIPYLPYSKQCKMRKRGCIVSKLLAKMMCTSGLTHIITMDLHQKEIQGFFDIPVDNLRASPFLLQYIQESIPEYRNSVIVARNPGVAKKANSYAERLRLGLAVIHGEQKEAESDEVDGRYSPPPTRNSTPQHAPSSSRTRTTSVSVGVPEHPVKVKPPLTIVGDVNGRIAIMVDDLIDDVESFVAAAEMLKDNGACKIYVLATHGLLSSDAPRLLEESVIDEIVVTNTIPHEVQKLQCNKIKTIDISILIAEAIRRIHNKESMSYLFRNVTLED